One segment of Salvelinus fontinalis isolate EN_2023a chromosome 12, ASM2944872v1, whole genome shotgun sequence DNA contains the following:
- the LOC129866514 gene encoding chemokine XC receptor 1-like yields MTGTTDFSHAMGVIETNSTDYEYDEDYTDEVCNKAGVVKFGSIATPAFFSVVTILSLAGNILVLAILAKYENLKSLTNIFILNLALSDLVFTFGLPFWAAYHIWGWTFSRILCKTVTFVFYAGFYSSVLFLTIMTIHRYLAVVHPLSDHGSQRGCYGVTVSLVIWVVSFGAAVPALIFSSVQENPHEGDIHFYCEYWDPLWKRVGSYQQNIFFLAAFAVIGFCYVRILRTIFKSRSHMRNRTVKLIFSLVAVFFLGWAPYNVVIFLRLLHDYSVAPFNTCEVSTWLDYGFYVCRLIAFSHCCLNPVFYAFVGIKFRNHLKVILLKLCHRQSTMDTQQIRLPNIYSMGSMY; encoded by the exons ATGACGGGTACTACAG ATTTCAGCCATGCCATGGGCGTTATTGAAACCAACAGCACCGATTACGAATATGATGAGGATTATACAGACGAGGTCTGTAACAAAGCCGGCGTTGTCAAGTTTGGTTCCATCGCCACCCCTGCTTTCTTCTCTGTGGTGACTATCCTGAGTCTAGCGGGCAACATCCTGGTCCTGGCCATCCTTGCCAAGTACGAGAACCTCAAGTCTCTCACCAACATCTTCATCCTCAACTTGGCCCTATCTGACCTGGTTTTCACCTTTGGTCTGCCCTTCTGGGCAGCCTACCACATCTGGGGCTGGACCTTTAGCAGGATCCTCTGCAAGACCGTCACCTTTGTCTTCTACGCTGGCTTCTACAGCAGCGTTTTGTTCCTGACCATCATGACTATCCACCGCTACCTGGCCGTGGTGCATCCTCTGTCCGACCATGGTTCCCAAAGGGGCTGCTATGGGGTCACAGTCTCTCTCGTCATCTGGGTTGTTAGTTTTGGGGCGGCCGTCCCTGCTTTGATTTTCAGCTCTGTCCAAGAGAACCCCCATGAAGGAGACATCCATTTTTACTGTGAATACTGGGATCCGCTGTGGAAGAGAGTGGGCAGCTACCAACAGAACATCTTCTTCTTGGCTGCTTTTGCAGTGATCGGGTTCTGCTACGTGAGGATATTGAGGACAATCTTCAAGTCAAGGTCACACATGAGGAATCGAACCGTGAAGCTGATCTTCAGTCTAGTGGCAGTATTTTTCCTTGGCTGGGCGCCTTACAACGTGGTGATATTTCTGAGGTTGTTGCATGACTACTCCGTAGCACCTTTCAATACTTGTGAGGTCAGCACATGGCTCGACTATGGGTTCTATGTGTGTCGACTGATTGCTTTCTCCCACTGCTGTCTCAACCCTGTCTTCTACGCATTTGTTGGGATTAAGTTCAGAAATCACTTGAAGGTGATCTTGCTGAAGCTTTGCCATCGCCAAAGCACCATGGATACACAACAGATTAGATTACCTAACATATACTCGATGGGATCAATGTACTAG